From the genome of Pygocentrus nattereri isolate fPygNat1 chromosome 25, fPygNat1.pri, whole genome shotgun sequence, one region includes:
- the LOC108415909 gene encoding CD276 antigen-like isoform X1: MGKIRCCLPLVFLLLIQKVSLLEIEGFVGDTVILPCLSSGKELPNKVTVFWRFRDSGTVYDIFDSRASLDEQDVPFRGRVDSFPDEWTKGNFSIKLSRLKKTDGGMYTCFIPGVNIQTTIYLIVNVSLQDVQAFVGDTVILPCSNSHEALLVKGTVFWRFGDTITVYDITDSSVNFDEQATSYKNRVDTFPAEWTKGNFSIKLRDVRKSDGGTYTCFLLNVNAKNKVQLTVKDRPVTPTDSNSRNGNVRRRPDRLSLLFAFLLGCSLLCA; encoded by the exons ATGctgtttgcccttagtgttcCTGCTGCTGATACAGAAAG TTTCCCTGCTGGAGATTGAAGGTTTTGTGGGCGACACCGTCATCTTGCCATGCCTTAGCAGTGGTAAAGAGCTGCCAAATAAAGTCACCGTATTCTGGAGATTCAGAGACAGCGGCACCGTGTACGACATCTTCGACAGCAGAGCGTCGTTGGATGAACAGGATGTGCCGTTCAGAGGCCGAGTTGACAGCTTTCCAGACGAGTGGACTAAAGGAAACTTCTCCATCAAACTCAGCCGTTTGAAGAAGACGGATGGAGGAATGTACACTTGCTTCATTCCTGGAGTCAACATTCAAACAACAATATACCTGATTGTTAATG tgtcctTGCAGGATGTTCAAGCCTTTGTAGGAGACACCGTCATCTTACCGTGTTCAAACAGTCATGAGGCACTGCTGGTTAAAGGCACTGTGTTCTGGAGATTTGGAGACACCATCACTGTGTACGACATCACGGACAGCAGCGTGAATTTTGATGAGCAGGCCACATCCTACAAAAACAGAGTGGACACTTTTCCAGCTGAGTGGACAAAGGGAAACTTCTCCATCAAACTCCGCGATGTGAGGAAGAGTGATGGAGGAACGTACACCTGCTTCCTTCTTAACGTCAACGCCAAAAACAAAGTACAGCTGACTGTCAAAG aTCGTCCAGTCACACCAACAGACAGTAACTCAAGAAACGGCAACGTCAGAAGAAGACCAGACCGACTTTCACTTCTCTTTGCGTTTCTGCTGGGATGCTCTCTGCTGTGCGCTTAA
- the LOC108415909 gene encoding CD276 antigen-like isoform X3 has product MRCCLPLVFLLLMQKVSLLEIEGFVGDTVILPCLSSGKELPNKVTVFWRFRDSGTVYDIFDSRASLDEQDVPFRGRVDSFPDEWTKGNFSIKLSRLKKTDGGMYTCFIPGVNIQTTIYLIVNVSLQDVQAFVGDTVILPCSNSHEALLVKGTVFWRFGDTITVYDITDSSVNFDEQATSYKNRVDTFPAEWTKGNFSIKLRDVRKSDGGTYTCFLLNVNAKNKVQLTVKDRPVTPTDSNSRNGNVRRRPDRLSLLFAFLLGCSLLCA; this is encoded by the exons ATGAG atgctgtttgcccttagtgttcCTGCTGCTGATGCAGAAAG TTTCCCTGCTGGAGATTGAAGGTTTTGTGGGCGACACCGTCATCTTGCCATGCCTTAGCAGTGGTAAAGAGCTGCCAAATAAAGTCACCGTATTCTGGAGATTCAGAGACAGCGGCACCGTGTACGACATCTTCGACAGCAGAGCGTCGTTGGATGAACAGGATGTGCCGTTCAGAGGCCGAGTTGACAGCTTTCCAGACGAGTGGACTAAAGGAAACTTCTCCATCAAACTCAGCCGTTTGAAGAAGACGGATGGAGGAATGTACACTTGCTTCATTCCTGGAGTCAACATTCAAACAACAATATACCTGATTGTTAATG tgtcctTGCAGGATGTTCAAGCCTTTGTAGGAGACACCGTCATCTTACCGTGTTCAAACAGTCATGAGGCACTGCTGGTTAAAGGCACTGTGTTCTGGAGATTTGGAGACACCATCACTGTGTACGACATCACGGACAGCAGCGTGAATTTTGATGAGCAGGCCACATCCTACAAAAACAGAGTGGACACTTTTCCAGCTGAGTGGACAAAGGGAAACTTCTCCATCAAACTCCGCGATGTGAGGAAGAGTGATGGAGGAACGTACACCTGCTTCCTTCTTAACGTCAACGCCAAAAACAAAGTACAGCTGACTGTCAAAG aTCGTCCAGTCACACCAACAGACAGTAACTCAAGAAACGGCAACGTCAGAAGAAGACCAGACCGACTTTCACTTCTCTTTGCGTTTCTGCTGGGATGCTCTCTGCTGTGCGCTTAA
- the LOC108415909 gene encoding CD276 antigen-like isoform X4, with the protein MRCCLPLVFLLMIQKVSLLEIEGFVGDTVILPCLSSGKELPNKVTVFWRFRDSGTVYDIFDSRASLDEQDVPFRGRVDSFPDEWTKGNFSIKLSRLKKTDGGMYTCFIPGVNIQTTIYLIVNVSLQDVQAFVGDTVILPCSNSHEALLVKGTVFWRFGDTITVYDITDSSVNFDEQATSYKNRVDTFPAEWTKGNFSIKLRDVRKSDGGTYTCFLLNVNAKNKVQLTVKDRPVTPTDSNSRNGNVRRRPDRLSLLFAFLLGCSLLCA; encoded by the exons ATGctgtttgcccttagtgttcCTGCTGATGATACAGAAAG TTTCCCTGCTGGAGATTGAAGGTTTTGTGGGCGACACCGTCATCTTGCCATGCCTTAGCAGTGGTAAAGAGCTGCCAAATAAAGTCACCGTATTCTGGAGATTCAGAGACAGCGGCACCGTGTACGACATCTTCGACAGCAGAGCGTCGTTGGATGAACAGGATGTGCCGTTCAGAGGCCGAGTTGACAGCTTTCCAGACGAGTGGACTAAAGGAAACTTCTCCATCAAACTCAGCCGTTTGAAGAAGACGGATGGAGGAATGTACACTTGCTTCATTCCTGGAGTCAACATTCAAACAACAATATACCTGATTGTTAATG tgtcctTGCAGGATGTTCAAGCCTTTGTAGGAGACACCGTCATCTTACCGTGTTCAAACAGTCATGAGGCACTGCTGGTTAAAGGCACTGTGTTCTGGAGATTTGGAGACACCATCACTGTGTACGACATCACGGACAGCAGCGTGAATTTTGATGAGCAGGCCACATCCTACAAAAACAGAGTGGACACTTTTCCAGCTGAGTGGACAAAGGGAAACTTCTCCATCAAACTCCGCGATGTGAGGAAGAGTGATGGAGGAACGTACACCTGCTTCCTTCTTAACGTCAACGCCAAAAACAAAGTACAGCTGACTGTCAAAG aTCGTCCAGTCACACCAACAGACAGTAACTCAAGAAACGGCAACGTCAGAAGAAGACCAGACCGACTTTCACTTCTCTTTGCGTTTCTGCTGGGATGCTCTCTGCTGTGCGCTTAA
- the LOC108417056 gene encoding CD276 antigen homolog gives MQKVSLLEIEGFVGDTVILPCLSSGKALPNKVTVFWRFRDSGTVYDIVDSRASLNEQDVPFRGRVDSFPDKWIKGNFSIKLSGVKKTDGGTYTCFIPGVKKAS, from the exons ATGCAGAAAG TTTCCCTGCTGGAGATTGAAGGTTTTGTGGGCGACACCGTCATCTTGCCATGCCTTAGCAGTGGTAAAGCGCTGCCAAATAAAGTCACCGTATTCTGGAGATTCAGAGACAGCGGCACTGTGTACGACATCGTCGACAGCAGAGCGTCGTTGAATGAACAGGATGTGCCGTTCAGAGGCCGAGTTGACAGCTTTCCAGACAAGTGGATTAAAGGAAACTTCTCCATCAAACTCAGCGGTGTGAAGAAGACGGATGGAGGAACGTACACTTGCTTCATTCCTGGAGTCAAAAAAGCATCATGA
- the LOC108415909 gene encoding CD276 antigen-like isoform X2 — translation MRCCLPLVFLLLIQKVSLLEIEGFVGDTVILPCLSSGKELPNKVTVFWRFRDSGTVYDIFDSRASLDEQDVPFRGRVDSFPDEWTKGNFSIKLSRLKKTDGGMYTCFIPGVNIQTTIYLIVNVSLQDVQAFVGDTVILPCSNSHEALLVKGTVFWRFGDTITVYDITDSSVNFDEQATSYKNRVDTFPAEWTKGNFSIKLRDVRKSDGGTYTCFLLNVNAKNKVQLTVKDRPVTPTDSNSRNGNVRRRPDRLSLLFAFLLGCSLLCA, via the exons ATGctgtttgcccttagtgttcCTGCTGCTGATACAGAAAG TTTCCCTGCTGGAGATTGAAGGTTTTGTGGGCGACACCGTCATCTTGCCATGCCTTAGCAGTGGTAAAGAGCTGCCAAATAAAGTCACCGTATTCTGGAGATTCAGAGACAGCGGCACCGTGTACGACATCTTCGACAGCAGAGCGTCGTTGGATGAACAGGATGTGCCGTTCAGAGGCCGAGTTGACAGCTTTCCAGACGAGTGGACTAAAGGAAACTTCTCCATCAAACTCAGCCGTTTGAAGAAGACGGATGGAGGAATGTACACTTGCTTCATTCCTGGAGTCAACATTCAAACAACAATATACCTGATTGTTAATG tgtcctTGCAGGATGTTCAAGCCTTTGTAGGAGACACCGTCATCTTACCGTGTTCAAACAGTCATGAGGCACTGCTGGTTAAAGGCACTGTGTTCTGGAGATTTGGAGACACCATCACTGTGTACGACATCACGGACAGCAGCGTGAATTTTGATGAGCAGGCCACATCCTACAAAAACAGAGTGGACACTTTTCCAGCTGAGTGGACAAAGGGAAACTTCTCCATCAAACTCCGCGATGTGAGGAAGAGTGATGGAGGAACGTACACCTGCTTCCTTCTTAACGTCAACGCCAAAAACAAAGTACAGCTGACTGTCAAAG aTCGTCCAGTCACACCAACAGACAGTAACTCAAGAAACGGCAACGTCAGAAGAAGACCAGACCGACTTTCACTTCTCTTTGCGTTTCTGCTGGGATGCTCTCTGCTGTGCGCTTAA